A single window of Rhodamnia argentea isolate NSW1041297 chromosome 5, ASM2092103v1, whole genome shotgun sequence DNA harbors:
- the LOC115751588 gene encoding aspartyl protease family protein At5g10770-like has translation MANYTSFRLRLLLLVLLFSCHEVQKGCARGSQTVNHEEPDNYVVEMRSLTPASTCKDQAKGRGLTLAHRQGPCSPLAANRRSRDSKITFLRDQVRVCSMNNLGESRPLTAGIYGENAWLPIHGGSPGAGEFVVTIGLGTPKVDLTLIFDTGSDITWTQCQPCPRCYPQQDPLFEPLKSTTSSNPPCSASKCNYSIDYADGSHSDGYYVRDLLTLTPDCKFPDFIFGCGENNSPNFSTTAGVLGLGQGDNTLISQIPSELSQIFCYCIPGSESSNGYLLFGLEALRYCQTDSYTPIISDKKNTSFYFVNLVGIAFGNQKFSLSSESPRPRTIIDSGTTITRLPPRIYSAIRAEFVKYMSKYPVARPLPELLNTCYDLHGQKNVTMPKVVLQFQNTNVSLDPSAVVWRESDAQVCLAFAPNRKGPDLVIIGSVQQQNLNILYNVKENKVEFGKGSCGN, from the exons ATGGCCAACTACACTTCTTtccgtcttcgtcttcttctcctcgtcctcctcttTTCTTGTCACGAAGTTCAGAAGGGATGTGCACGGGGAAGCCAAACGGTGAATCATGAAGAGCCTGACAATTATGTCGTCGAAATGAGGTCGCTGACGCCGGCAAGTACTTGCAAAG ATCAAGCAAAGGGACGTGGATTGACACTTGCACACAGGCAGGGACCCTGTTCGCCGCTTGCCGCAAACCGTCGATCCCGCGATTCCAAGATCACTTTTCTCCGAGACCAAGTGCGGGTCTGTTCCATGAACAACCTAGGAGAATCTCGCCCGCTAACCGCTGGGATTTACGGCGAGAACGCCTGGCTGCCCATTCATGGCGGCTCTCCCGGAGCCGGTGAGTTCGTGGTCACGATTGGCCTCGGGACGCCGAAAGTCGACCTGACCCTAATCTTTGACACGGGCAGCGACATTACATGGACCCAATGTCAACCTTGTCCTCGTTGCTATCCTCAGCAAGACCCATTGTTTGAGCCACTCAAGTCTACTACATCCTCAAACCCACCATGCTCCGCATCGAAATGCAACTACTCGATTGACTATGCAGACGGATCGCATTCTGATGGTTACTACGTCCGAGATCTGCTCACCCTCACTCCGGACTGCAAGTTCCCGGACTTCATATTCGGTTGCGGGGAAAATAATAGCCCCAATTTCAGCACCACGGCTGGTGTGCTAGGCCTAGGACAAGGAGACAACACCTTAATCTCGCAGATACCGTCAGAACTTTCGCAAATCTTCTGCTATTGCATCCCTGGCAGCGAGAGCTCAAATGGGTACTTACTTTTTGGGCTTGAAGCCCTGCGTTATTGCCAGACAGACAGTTACACACCAATCATAAGTGACAAGAAAAACACGTCgttttattttgtcaacttgGTTGGTATTGCCTTTGGGAATCAGAAATTTAGCCTATCTTCAGAGTCTCCACGTCCTCGAACCATCATAGACTCCGGGACTACCATCACTCGGTTGCCGCCCCGGATTTATTCAGCCATTCGCGCGGAATTCGTCAAGTACATGTCTAAATATCCCGTCGCACGGCCTCTACCGGAACTGTTGAATACCTGTTATGATCTTCATGGCCAGAAGAATGTGACCATGCCGAAGGTGGTTCTACAATTTCAGAATACCAACGTTAGCTTGGACCCGTCCGCAGTAGTCTGGCGAGAGAGTGATGCGCAAGTTTGCTTGGCCTTCGCACCGAACCGAAAAGGGCCAGACCTGGTCATTATTGGCAGCGTGCAGCAGCAGAACCTGAACATTCTTTATAATGTTAAAGAAAACAAGGTTGAATTTGGAAAAGGTAGTTGTGGCAACTGA
- the LOC115751619 gene encoding uncharacterized protein DDB_G0290587-like isoform X1 gives MESNKALLLLLPLIFSLFIIEKSMASRILPENNSPPPPTDKDGSRIRVNGSVPDKDGSWNGDGSDQRMVLVPPPATKTTMSQAGQPNMSASAVVVAPTNAKVDVATAVSPTSATSKASVTSSSRTSSTSATSGGTVSKSSFTSVGQSSSATLTKHP, from the exons ATGGAGAGCAACAaggcccttcttcttcttcttccactcattttctctcttttcatcatTGAAAAATCCATGGCATCCCGAATTCTGCCCGAGAAtaattctcctcctcctcc TACAGACAAGGACGGCAGTAGGATCCGCGTGAACGGGAGCGTGCCAGACAAGGATGGCTCATGGAACGGCGACGGTTCGGACCAGAGGATGGTCCTGGTGCCTCCGCCCGCAACAAAGACCACAATGTCGCAGGCAGGCCAACCGAACATGTCTGCGAGCGCCGTTGTGGTCGCCCCGACCAATGCCAAAGTCGATGTGGCGACTGCCGTTTCTCCCACGAGTGCCACCTCGAAAGCGAGCGTCACTAGCAGTAGCAGAACTTCAAGCACCAGCGCCACTAGCGGAGGCACCGTCTCGAAATCCAGCTTCACTTCCGTCGGTCAAAGCAGCAGCGCCACTCTTACTAAACATCCTTGA
- the LOC125312555 gene encoding putative protein TPRXL isoform X1 translates to MESNRTFLLPLIFSLLIVEKSMASRILAEHNSHHPPPPPDKDGSRIGVSGSVPDKDGSWNGDGSDQRMVLVPPPTTKTTMSQSGQPNMSASAVVVAPTNAKVDVATAVSPTSATSKASVTSNSSTSSASATSGGTVPKSSFITVSQSSSATLTKYP, encoded by the exons ATGGAGAGCAACAGGACCTTTCTACTTCCactcattttctctcttctcatcgTCGAAAAATCCATGGCATCCCGAATTCTGGCCGAGCATAACTctcatcatcctcctcctcctccgg ACAAGGACGGCAGTAGGATCGGCGTGAGCGGGAGCGTGCCGGACAAGGATGGCTCTTGGAACGGCGATGGTTCGGACCAGCGGATGGTCCTGGTGCCTCCGCCCACCACAAAGACCACAATGTCGCAGTCAGGCCAACCGAACATGTCCGCAAGTGCCGTCGTGGTCGCCCCGACCAATGCCAAAGTTGATGTGGCGACCGCTGTTTCTCCCACAAGTGCCACCTCGAAAGCGAGCGTCACTAGCAATAGCAGCACTTCAAGCGCCAGCGCCACTAGCGGAGGCACCGTCCCGAAATCCAGCTTCATTACCGTCAGTCAAAGCAGCAGCGCCACTCTTACTAAATATCCTTGA
- the LOC125312555 gene encoding uncharacterized protein DDB_G0290587-like isoform X3, which produces MESKKTFRLLTLVFSLLVIAKSLAYQIPPDKDGSRIGVSGSVPDKDGSWNGDGSDQRMVLVPPPTTKTTMSQSGQPNMSASAVVVAPTNAKVDVATAVSPTSATSKASVTSNSSTSSASATSGGTVPKSSFITVSQSSSATLTKYP; this is translated from the exons ATGGAGAGCAAGAAAACCTTCCGTCTTCTTACActcgttttctctcttctcGTGATTGCAAAATCATTGGCATATCAAATTCCTCCTG ACAAGGACGGCAGTAGGATCGGCGTGAGCGGGAGCGTGCCGGACAAGGATGGCTCTTGGAACGGCGATGGTTCGGACCAGCGGATGGTCCTGGTGCCTCCGCCCACCACAAAGACCACAATGTCGCAGTCAGGCCAACCGAACATGTCCGCAAGTGCCGTCGTGGTCGCCCCGACCAATGCCAAAGTTGATGTGGCGACCGCTGTTTCTCCCACAAGTGCCACCTCGAAAGCGAGCGTCACTAGCAATAGCAGCACTTCAAGCGCCAGCGCCACTAGCGGAGGCACCGTCCCGAAATCCAGCTTCATTACCGTCAGTCAAAGCAGCAGCGCCACTCTTACTAAATATCCTTGA
- the LOC115751619 gene encoding uncharacterized protein DDB_G0290587-like isoform X2 — MESNKALLLLLPLIFSLFIIEKSMASRILPENNSPPPPDKDGSRIRVNGSVPDKDGSWNGDGSDQRMVLVPPPATKTTMSQAGQPNMSASAVVVAPTNAKVDVATAVSPTSATSKASVTSSSRTSSTSATSGGTVSKSSFTSVGQSSSATLTKHP; from the exons ATGGAGAGCAACAaggcccttcttcttcttcttccactcattttctctcttttcatcatTGAAAAATCCATGGCATCCCGAATTCTGCCCGAGAAtaattctcctcctcctccag ACAAGGACGGCAGTAGGATCCGCGTGAACGGGAGCGTGCCAGACAAGGATGGCTCATGGAACGGCGACGGTTCGGACCAGAGGATGGTCCTGGTGCCTCCGCCCGCAACAAAGACCACAATGTCGCAGGCAGGCCAACCGAACATGTCTGCGAGCGCCGTTGTGGTCGCCCCGACCAATGCCAAAGTCGATGTGGCGACTGCCGTTTCTCCCACGAGTGCCACCTCGAAAGCGAGCGTCACTAGCAGTAGCAGAACTTCAAGCACCAGCGCCACTAGCGGAGGCACCGTCTCGAAATCCAGCTTCACTTCCGTCGGTCAAAGCAGCAGCGCCACTCTTACTAAACATCCTTGA
- the LOC125312555 gene encoding putative protein TPRXL isoform X2, translating to MESNRTFLLPLIFSLLIVEKSMASRILAEHNSHHPPPPDKDGSRIGVSGSVPDKDGSWNGDGSDQRMVLVPPPTTKTTMSQSGQPNMSASAVVVAPTNAKVDVATAVSPTSATSKASVTSNSSTSSASATSGGTVPKSSFITVSQSSSATLTKYP from the exons ATGGAGAGCAACAGGACCTTTCTACTTCCactcattttctctcttctcatcgTCGAAAAATCCATGGCATCCCGAATTCTGGCCGAGCATAACTctcatcatcctcctcctc CAGACAAGGACGGCAGTAGGATCGGCGTGAGCGGGAGCGTGCCGGACAAGGATGGCTCTTGGAACGGCGATGGTTCGGACCAGCGGATGGTCCTGGTGCCTCCGCCCACCACAAAGACCACAATGTCGCAGTCAGGCCAACCGAACATGTCCGCAAGTGCCGTCGTGGTCGCCCCGACCAATGCCAAAGTTGATGTGGCGACCGCTGTTTCTCCCACAAGTGCCACCTCGAAAGCGAGCGTCACTAGCAATAGCAGCACTTCAAGCGCCAGCGCCACTAGCGGAGGCACCGTCCCGAAATCCAGCTTCATTACCGTCAGTCAAAGCAGCAGCGCCACTCTTACTAAATATCCTTGA